TGAGATTTTGATAATGAAAGGCATGTCTAATCTTTGAATGACTGTATGAAAAATTTCCAGCCAGCTTTGTCAAAATATGTGTTTGGTCTCATGCCTCTCTTAATAGCTGTAATGCAAATGTCGCAAAACGTGTGCAACATTGCCTTGCTCCAAGAAGCTTTGTCATGTGTGTCAGACCCATCCATTGTTTATGGTTGACaatgtaatgaaaaaataaacaaacaattaaCCAAATGAACAAGAGATTGAATGCTAATAAGGCCataatataatagtaatagAACAGGAAATTACATGTGCAACAAAAGGTCAACCAAAGAATAACAAAAGGTTGAATGTTGTCAAGgaatgaaaacataaataaagaaattatgtATAGCAGAATGGTTGACAATGCAAGATAGAATTCAAAACACAATTCAATATAGATGAATAAAGCTTTAATGCTGAtaagggatgaaaaaaaaaaactaaggaactagttaaaaaaaattgcatgttgTGAAGTGTGAACTAAAGAACTTGACAGGAGGATTATCATCAACCTAAAAACCTAGCCACTCTGTCATAATCCTATAACTGTTTGTCATCAATTAGCAGGGGATATTCTAATTAGCTAttgaaataatttgtttaagtTATTATGTTTGTAGTTGTTAGCAATTAGCAGCAAACAATAGAATTATGTATAGCAGAATGGTTGACAATGCAAGATAGAATTCAAAACACAATTCAATATAGATGAATAAAACTTTAATGCTGAtaaggatgaaaaaaagaaactagttcaaaaaaaattacatgttgtGAAGTGTGAACTAAGAAACTTAACAGAAGGTTTGTCATCAATTAGCAGGGgatgttctatatatatatatatatataactattattttaatgtacatttattaacttatatatatatatatatatatatatatatatatatatattgttagcAATATGCAGAATGTTACAAAACGATTTTAACAAAGAAAGTAGGGGATGTTTTATTGTAGCTACTGAAATTAATTGTTCCCTAATTACAATTATTTGGTAACAATCAACAaaacacaccaaaaaaataaataactgcaGATACATAGAATgaataaagataatgaaaaATTAGCAGTAATGGCTGCCGAAAATAAAATACTAGTGAATTAAAATGAGCATAAACATGTCAATTTCACtgcaatgaacaaaaaaaaaacttaaaattactaGAGGACTAGTGAAGTAAGCACAGTACCCGTTGGAAATTGCAGCTGAGGTGTTTGAATGAAGCACGATGTTGATATCTGTGGTGGGGTTGTTGAAGGCAGGAAGACAAGTTGATCGGCGTCTTCTTTTTGTGTTGATGCTTCAGAAACGAAGGAAAAATTAGCATATAAAACTATCAAGAGTGAACTATAAGTAATTAAACAAAAGGGGACAAATAGATCTCACTGAAATAAACaacaattaacttaaattttcatTAAGAACAGAGCAGTGAACTAACCTGATGTAAATTTGACCTCTGGTGCTTCAATCAAGCTTGATCTATATATATGTTTCGGGGTTGTTGCAAAgggttgttgttgttcttcatttccttttgttaaagAGAAATGAATGATAATTGAATGTGTCGAGAGAGACGGAGCCATCAGTTTATTGGGTTATGCAGCAGTAATGGTTTTTACTGTGGAGTTGTTGTGCAATTAGGGCTGATGGGAAGGGAAATGAATGCAAATGGAAGAACAAGAATGAGAAGAAGCAGAGCAAATGAGAACTAAACGAGAACAACGTATGTGTTTTGGTAATTAGCCACTAATCATGTCTAGAAAGTTCAACCATAGgttgaaacttgtgaaaaaaataatattttattgcttCTAAAAAATCATGGTCCTGCCACATGTAAATGGTTccatattttttgattttttaagaatatgtAACTAAACACTTAATAATATTAAGTGTATTTTAAAGAAACCAAACACTAACGCATTGCTAAGCGGATTCGCAATTGACATTTCTGCCACACAAACAGTAAAAAAGTATCACACTCCCCCTTCTAGAATCATTGAAACTTGCTTGGAAagaaatgattatttaattgGTCTCACTGCGCCCATGGTCTCTGCGCACATCACCAGCCCAAAGTCTTCGCcttctctctcgctctctcatCCATTTCTGGATTTATTTCTTCGTGTAAAAATGACAGTAACAGTCACTTCAATTCTAGTCTCCGTTGTTTATGTTGCAGTGCTAAGATGGGCATGGAGAGTATTGAACTGGGTTTGGTTTCGGCCGAAGAAGGTCGAGAGGTGCTTGAGACAACAAGGTTTTGCAGGCAAGCCTTACAGGCTTTTGTTCGGAGACTGGAAAGAAAGTTCAGATATGATGAAAGAAGCAAGGACCAAACCCATTGGTTTATCAGACGCTCTTCTACCTCGCGTCATGCCCTTCCTCCATCAACTGGTCAAGGATTATGGTATTCAATACGCAACCCTTTATTATCTCTCTCGCAGAAAAGATGATTTTTCTTGCTAGTTAAATATTTCTCCGATTTCTTAAgaaattccttttgttttctataaggcGCCAATGATTGAGAAACTAAAACCAGTTGATcatgatgaattttatttatgtcGAACAAGTTTTGCTCACCGTTTGTCAGTAAAACTCTGTTATCATCGGTTTATTTTAAtcgataaaatattatttcttacgAATACAAAAACGAATTAATTTTCCATTGGTATCATTGGGAATCAGAATGCCATGTTCCTTTGGTGAGTGCTGCACTGTGCTGACCCAATGTTTCAGcccattttcttattttatttcattttatagtGCTCTTGTGGACTACTCTCGCCTCAGACCTAGTTTTCTATCAATGggagaaaaatatatagattaaattgattacttcttaattatagttttagagagttgtaatatttttaaaatagaccAAGTGggtattaattttcaatattcatGGTATGCGTATTTGATCTCCTGGTAGTGTTCTACTGGACAGAACAATACTGGTTACTAATAGTTGAAAACATTGGTTTCCAAGTTAGTATTgaacttgttattatttttggtatttttagatcgttttaatattaaaataaattttaaaaaataaaaaaatattatttcaatgcattttcaaataaaaaaatatttttaaaagtaatcacTATTAGATTACTAAATAGGCTCCGAGAATATCTAGTGTGGTCAAAAACCAATAGTATTGTGTGTGtggagaaacaagaaaaaaaaaacaagaagagtaAATTGTGACTGTGTTTATTGAATGGATACAGAATAGTATATAGGTTGCAAGTGATAATCTAGATGGTGTCTAAGTGCATAGTGATTAGTTTAGGTTGTGTATAATATAACCTATTCGTGTTGTGAGGCTACAATTGTGTAGTTGTGTGGGGtaactaaaaaaatcagatcctagatgttgatttatatttaataaaattaatacttttGTATTTATCTAGGTATATTAAAAGAATCATAACTTTATGTTTTCCTGCATGTTAAAGTAAAGCTGCATCTAGAGAAAGATTATACTTTGTCATCTCTATTGACGTGTTCATAAGAATATAAAATCtattagaaaaagaaacaaaaattctcTTACAAGAATTTTACCTTAAAGTGTGAAGTGCAATTTTTTCTGGGTTTGGATTTCTTTTGTTCATATCTCAATTTGAGCCTCGTGTATTTCCCTCAACAGaagaatatatatgtatattttattaataaatatgctTCCTCTAACGATTCAGGTAAGAATTCATTTATGTGGGTTGGGCCGAAACCAAGAGTGAACATCATGAACCCTGATCAGATAAGGGACGTATTCATGAAGATAAATGAATATCAGAAGTCCTCGCACCAGCTGTTGAAACCTCTATCATGTGGACTTGCAAGTCACGAGGGTGAAAAATGGGCTAAACATAGAAAGATAATCAACCCAGCATTCCATCAAGAAAAGCTAAAGGTGATCATGATAGTCTCAACTTAGTTGCCTATAAGCATCCATGCTATTCGTTAGCCTTGAATGAGTAGCATGCATGTTGTGCTCTTATATAGCTGTGATATAAAACTTTCGATGATGATATGTTCTGTTTTACAGCTTATGATACCTGCGTTTTCTGAAAGTTGTAGTGGGATGATTAACAAGTGGGAGAAGCTGGTCTCTGTAGACGAGGGGTCATGTGAATTGGATGTCTGGCCTGATCTTCAAGGCTTAACTTGTGATGCTATTTCTCGAACGTCGTTTGGAAGTAATTacgaagaaggaaaaagaatattTGATCTCATCAAGGAACTTACCGATCTTACAGTTCATGTTGTAATAAAAGCAATTACCATACCAGGGTACAGGTAactctttattatgtttttgctGGACATTACAATTCAGTTCCTTCAAGTTAGTCCCTGTTCAATGAGATATATCTTAAAAGTACGAAGAAGAACAAATCCAAATCTCTTGACAACATGTTCATGGATTGCATGTAGGTTCCTGCCGATCCCATCTAATAGAAGGCTAAAAGCTATTGACAAAGAAATAAAAGCTTCTCTTAAGGCTCTCATcaacaaaagagagaaaggaatgaGTGCTGGTGAAGATGTAAAGAATGACTTGTTGGATTTACTTCTGGAATCCAATTTTAGAGAAATACAAGAGCATGGAAATACCAAGATTGTCGGAATGAGCATTGAAGATGTGGTTGACGAATGTAGAATGTTCTACTTTGCTGGACAAGAAACAACCTCAGTTCTTCTTACCTGGACCATGGTTTTATTGGCTCAGTATCCGAATTGGCAAGCACGCGCAAGAGAAGAGGTTGTGCAAGTCTTTGGTAACAAAAAACCAGATTTTGATGGGATAAATCACCTTAAAGTTGTGAGTATTTCTCTGCATTTGCAACTGAATTCTTCTAcatcaatattgttttattattgttaagaaCACAGAGCATTCTTGCATTTAAAATGCAAGCGTAGGTattctttgaagaaaaaataagatagCAGAAAAAAAAACGTTCATGTTTTCATTCGTTGAATTATTAATCAGCCAAAATGACGAGGAAAAGCAACCAACAGATGAGTACGCAAGCAAGCTAGGAGGTGACATCCATATACATTAAGAATGAGATTTACTAGTTCTTGGGTCAACataaaaattctcaaattaGTAAGTTGAAATGGCATGCAAATGATCTCTATATATGCGATATTCtattttatcaaagtggatcgCATGTCACCTTTTTAATGGATTCTTACCATGTAGTatcattttctcttttgatGCATGTTACAGGTTACCATGATTTTGTATGAAGTTCTTAGGTTATACCCTCCGATAATTATGCTTAATCGAGATGTTCATGAAGAAATAAAGCTTGGAAATTTGCTATTACCTGCCGGAGTGCAGATCTCGGTGCCAACAATCCTCCTTCACCAAGATCATGAACTATGGGGTGATGATGCCTCTGAGTTCAAACCAGGGAGGTTTGCTGAAGGTGTTTCAAAGGCAACAAAGAGTCAAGTCTCATTCCTTCCATTTGGATGGGGTCCTCGGATATGCGTTGGACAGAACTTTGCTTTGATTGAAGCAAAAATGGCTTTGGCAATGGTTTTGCTGCGGTACTCTTTTGAGCTCTCTCCGTCGTATATTCATGCTCCTCGCACAGTCATAACTCTTCAGCCACAGCACGGTGCTCCAATGATATTACGTAAACTCTAAAATGTTCATATGTGACGGGTAAGAGTTATCCCAGGGTATGGAGTAGGTTGGATCTCCCAACAAACCAACCCAAGAAGAAAACCTCTAGTATATAAAATTATGTGCAAATTATGTTATCATGTCCAATTACTTATTTGTCATATTAATCACAACATTATAGTACCGTGGATTGTTTTACTGTAATCATAGTAGATtactataattaaattacatatttGCTTTTgagtgaacaaaaaaaataaaaaagtcttgAGGGTGGGGTGTTTTGATCTTTTCTATTAGCCcattcatcattaaaaaaattatttagggtGTGGGTGTATACTGTATTTTTTTGCAcgattaaaagattattttacatTCAGAGTCAACAAAACTTAAAGTGTTTgactaaagattttttttatttttatcctggTATTAAAAAATTGTTGGGCTATtgtacaatgatttttttttgtttttccattatTAATATGTAGTAAATGTATATTTTTGGCCCTAGATAAGAGAAAAAATCAGGTTTGTATTTAgggatattttataattttgcatGGGTTTTTAGGTAATTACCAAGGTCATAAgagttttttagtatttttaagttgagtttttaattttttaatcagaaAAGTTTCAACCATGTAACttgatctggaaaaaaaaaaaaacacaattaatttcAGCTATTACAATTTACATCAAtgtgatttttaaagtaaaatggatggtaataataacaataacttaaaatgaaaagaatgacaTTTCTCAATATATCATGTTgatttacaaatattatttgttggcttcacactttaaatttattatttgatatattcggtttcatataataattatgtatcattccttataattaattatagtttGGTACATTTGGtttcacatatatatacatataataattctcaaaaaactatataatcaGGTTATGTTCAAGTTACTTATATTTTACACATACATATAATAATTACATAGAAATTAATTCAACATAGCAgtaaacatatatatacattcggttttatataataattatgtatCCTTTCTTATAATTAATCCGGCCATGGCCAAGTTACTTATATTATTAACTACCAAACCTAGCAACCTAGCAATTAATCCggttattttgttcttttttttttaaattctaatctTGACGTATGCTACTTTATtcctttaaatataatatttttatctaggCTTAACTCTGTTTAACTTTAATCTTGATGTATGTAGATTGCGGTATAAATAAAACAGATCATTAActctattttatcaatttcatttaCTAAAAGAGTTCTGACTTGGTTTGTACAGGCTTGTGCGCAAAATACAGATCAAACATCAAAGTAGCATTCAATTTCAGATAAagcttcaaagttcaaactagTTAGCCAAGCTGAGTGAagtaataaaatgataaatacaaTACAAAGTCACAAACCCAACAGTAATAttatatacaaagaaaaagattaCATGCGTTTTCCATTCCAGAATTAAATTAGATACAAAGAAAGaccaaattaaatacaaaatttggTATTAACGTTCCAGCAGTGTAACAGAACTAAGTTCATGCGTTTTCCATTTCCAATTTGAacttgaagagagaaaaaagattgCACCTTAGCTCTGCAAAGACAATTATTCGAGAAGGGAGCGAATGGCCACAAAGCGAGGTTTGATGAGTCTTCTAGTTCTGTGTGATATAATCTTTACGGGGAGGTTGAGAATACTCCAAAATTCATTGATAATTCTTTGCCAGGTTGCAGAGGGgctccttctcttttttgttgATTGAGCCGCTTCGGTCAAGAAGTCAGGTTGCAGGAGCAGCAGTGCAGTTACTACAGTATGCAAGAGCAAGACAGCAATAGAGAAAAGGGAAGATTGGAGGGGGAGTTCGTGAAACGGTGAAAGACAAGATGCCaattgtaattgttttggtTAGGAACTTGAGTCTGCGGGGAGGAAGAGAAATTACGGATTTGGTTTAGTTTACTTTAGACTTCAGAGAAAAAGAGTGTGGGTGTACTGTTTAgtgtaaaaaatgaaaatgaactgGGTTTAATTTTGAGTCTTTGACTTTGACTTGGTGGCTTTAACCCGAAACGAAACACATAGAATATGGCCAGAACATTCCGGCCGAAATTTGACCAGAAAATCCGGATCAGATCGAGATTTTAAGCAAGGTAAAAATTATTtcgttttgtttcatttttttaactggTACGAGATGTTCCAGGCATTCCGGCCAGAACGAAATGGAATTAACAACTTtggttaaaactaaaaaattcagaagtaataatcatcaaagctgttgaaattttggcttacatgagtttaaatagttcctgaataattaaccctaatggaccccttatgtggacttatatgaggtccactcaaaattgACCCAAAACcttaaactgaaaagcccattacttaatccaaacaagcattcaatcctagcttaaaacaatgtattaattaagcccaaacaagcattgggttgtagctaacaaaataaaataaagcccctaatattaaatccatgttctgccatgagaagaagagaatgaaataaaaatagtacaCAACTGATTCAAGGCTTATTTAAAGCCTTCCATGCaaccccttaatcctagaaacaaaaggagaaggtagccacccatgttgtttccaagttgtagtaggattcttttgtttcctttgttatCCTCACTTCATGGCTCAAATAAGGTTGTGTTGGGCCCTTCTTGCACATGAATAAGATGTTCTAGGATCTCCttttgatactccaatggacctttcaattctgacttggtggaaaccttcaaaaccaatgtattcaatgcttctttcaatgtctttgtcttggaccgagtcattagtccatttggaacatgtaatgggtccttgctagTGTTTATGGGCTGGTCCACATCatcactattggaatgagtagaatgacgccacgaaacCAGTTAAtattcgataagtcagattcagttcgttcaagaactgaaaaatgcaagaatcactctcacacgttaaaactgaaaaattcagaagtaataatcatcaaagctgccaaaattttggcttacatgagtttaaatagttcctaaataattaaccctaatggaccccttatgtggacttatatgaggtccactcaaaactgacccaaaattctaaattgaaaagcccattgcttaatccaaacaagcattGGATCCTAGcataaaacaaagtattaattaaacccaaacaagccttgggttgtagctaacaaaataaaactaagcccctaatattaaatccatgttctgccatgagaaaaagagaatgaaataaaaatagtacatAACTGATTTAAGGTTTATTTAAAGCCTTACAtgcagccccttaatcctagaaacaaaaggaaaaggtagccacccatgttgtttccaagttgt
This is a stretch of genomic DNA from Populus alba chromosome 11, ASM523922v2, whole genome shotgun sequence. It encodes these proteins:
- the LOC118043716 gene encoding cytochrome P450 72A15-like, with the protein product MVSAHITSPKSSPSLSLSHPFLDLFLRVKMTVTVTSILVSVVYVAVLRWAWRVLNWVWFRPKKVERCLRQQGFAGKPYRLLFGDWKESSDMMKEARTKPIGLSDALLPRVMPFLHQLVKDYGKNSFMWVGPKPRVNIMNPDQIRDVFMKINEYQKSSHQLLKPLSCGLASHEGEKWAKHRKIINPAFHQEKLKLMIPAFSESCSGMINKWEKLVSVDEGSCELDVWPDLQGLTCDAISRTSFGSNYEEGKRIFDLIKELTDLTVHVVIKAITIPGYRFLPIPSNRRLKAIDKEIKASLKALINKREKGMSAGEDVKNDLLDLLLESNFREIQEHGNTKIVGMSIEDVVDECRMFYFAGQETTSVLLTWTMVLLAQYPNWQARAREEVVQVFGNKKPDFDGINHLKVVTMILYEVLRLYPPIIMLNRDVHEEIKLGNLLLPAGVQISVPTILLHQDHELWGDDASEFKPGRFAEGVSKATKSQVSFLPFGWGPRICVGQNFALIEAKMALAMVLLRYSFELSPSYIHAPRTVITLQPQHGAPMILRKL